The Takifugu rubripes chromosome 3, fTakRub1.2, whole genome shotgun sequence genome contains a region encoding:
- the ddx23 gene encoding probable ATP-dependent RNA helicase DDX23: MAADSDKKDVESSGTKDRERKRSRSRDRDRKSSPARKRHRSRERNRSKSQERDRRMKDREKERDRDKDRDRSRKDRDGHRRDRSKRSRSLSPKSRDAKLKKEKNIKAEEEEEENKKKEKVQPLSLEELLAKKKAAEEAEAKPKFLSKAEREAEAIKRREQETEERRKAVDEERKKRRMFQDIGRKMMEDPQERERRERRERIERENNGNEDDGERQKLRVEKDKSKELHAIKERYLGGIKKRKRTRHLNDRKFVFEWDASEDTSVDYNPIYKEKHQVQLYGRGFIAGIDLKQQKREQSRFYGDLMEKRRTLEEKEQEETRLKKMRKKEAKQRWDDRHWSQKKLDEMTDRDWRIFREDYSITTKGGKIPNPIRNWKEYSLPDHILEVIDKCGYKEPTPIQRQAIPIGLQNRDIIGVAETGSGKTAAFLIPLLVWITTLPKIDRIEDSDQGPYAVILAPTRELAQQIEEETIKFGKPLGIRTVAVIGGISREDQGFRLRMGCEIVIATPGRLIDVLDNRYLVLSRCTYVVLDEADRMIDMGFEPDVQKILEFIPVTNQKPDTEEAEDPDKMMMNFESGKNKYRQTVMFTATMPPAVERLARSYLRRPAVVYIGSAGKPHERVEQKVLLMSEGEKRKKLLEVLSHGFEPPIIIFVNQKKGCDVLAKSLEKMGYNACTLHGGKGQEQREFALSNLKAGAKDILVATDVAGRGIDIHDVSMVVNYDMAKNIEDYIHRIGRTGRAGKSGVALTFLTKEDSAVFYDLKQAILESPVSTCPPELTNHPDAQHKPGTILTKKRREETIFA; the protein is encoded by the exons ATGGCAGCTGACTCGGACAAGAAAGATGTGGAATCATCAGGGaccaaagacagagagaggaaacgTAGCCGATCGAGAGACCGGGACCGTAAATCCTCACCGGCACGTAAACGTCACCGTTCTCGTGAACGGAATCGTTCTAAATCTCAGGAAAG AGATCGACGtatgaaagacagagagaaggagcgTGACAGAGATAAAGACAGAGATCGAAGCCGCAAGGACAGAGATGGCCATCGCCGTGATCGCAGCAAGCGGTCCAG AAGCCTATCCCCTAAATCAAGGGATGCGAAattgaagaaagagaagaatatcaaagcagaagaggaggaagaagaaaataagaagaaagagaag GTCCAACCTTTATCTTTGGAAGAGCTTCTTGCCAAGAAgaaggcagcagaggaagcagaggcaaAG CCCAAGTTCCTTTCCAAGGCAGAGCGAGAAGCTGAAGCTATAAAGCGCAGGgagcaggagacagaggaaaggaggaaggcggtggatgaggagagaaaaaagagaaggatGTTCCAGGATATTGGGAGAAAGATGATGG AGGACccacaggagagggagagacgaGAACGAAGAGAGCGAATCGAGCGAGAAAACAACGGAAATGAAGATGACGGTGAGCGCCAGAAGCTCAGAGTGGAGAAAGATAAGAGCAAAGAACTCCACGCTATCAAG GAACGTTACCTGGGCGGCATTAAAAAACGCAAGCGGACTCGTCACCTTAACGACAGGAAGTTTGTGTTTGAGTGGGACGCTTCTGAAGACACTTCGGTCGACTACAACCCGAT ttacaaagaaaaacatcagGTTCAGCTCTACGGGCGAGGATTCATCGCCGGCATCgacctgaagcagcagaagagagaACAGTCGCGTTTCTACGGTGACCTCATGGAGAAGAGGCGGACGTTGGAAGAGAAGGAGCAAGAAGA GACGAGACTGAAGAAGATGCGAAAGAAGGAAGCTAAGCAGCGCTGGGATGACAGACACTGGTCTCAGAAGAAGCTGGATGAGATGACGGACAGAGACTGGCGAATCTTCAGAGAGGACTACAGCATTACCACCAAGGGAGGCAAGATCCCGAACCCCATCAGGAACTGGAAGGAGTATTCCCTGCCGGACCACATCCTGGAGGTCATCGACAAATGTGGCTACAAG GAACCCACTCCGATTCAGAGGCAGGCCATTCCTATTGGCTTGCAGAACCGTGACATCATCGGCGTGGCAGAAACCGGTAGCGGTAAAACGGCTGCTTTCCTGATTCCGCTGCTGGTCTGGATCACCACCCTGCCCAAAATTGACAG GATCGAGGACTCGGACCAGGGTCCGTATGCTGTCATCTTGGCCCCGACTCGTGAGTTGGCTCAGCAGATCGAAGAGGAGACCATAAAGTTCGGGAAACCGCTCGGCATTCGCACCGTAGCTGTGATTGGTGGAATCTCCAGAGAGGACCAGGGCTTCCGTCTCAGGATGGGCTGTGAG ATCGTGATCGCGACCCCCGGCCGTCTGATCGACGTGTTGGACAACCGATACCTGGTCCTGAGTCGCTGCACATACGTGGTCCTCGACGAGGCCGATCGTATGATCGACATGGGCTTCGAACCCGACGTCCAAAAGATCCTGGAGTTCATCCCAGTCACCAATCAGAAGCCGGAcacggaggaggcggaggaccCCGATAAGATGATGATGAACTTCGAATCagggaaaaataaatacagacag ACCGTCATGTTCACAGCCACCATGCCTCCAGCTGTGGAGCGCCTGGCCCGGAGCTACCTGAGACGCCCCGCTGTGGTTTATATCGGCTCCGCCGGCAAACCTCACGAGAGAGTCGAGCAGAAGGTGCTGCTCAtgtcagagggagagaagag gaAGAAGCTGTTGGAGGTGTTGTCGCACGGTTTCGAGCCTCccatcatcatcttcgtcaACCAGAAGAAGGGTTGTGACGTACTGGCCAAGTCTCTGGAGAAGATGGGA TACAACGCCTGCACGCTGCACGGTGGCAAAGGCCAGGAGCAGCGAGAGTTCGCCCTCTCCAACCTTAAAGCGGGAGCCAAAGATATCCTGGTGGCCACAGACGTCGCCGGTCGAGGTATCGACATCCATGACGTTTCCATGGTCGTTAACTACGACATGGCGAAGAACATCGAAG ACTACATCCATCGTATCGGTCGTACTGGTCGTGCGGGTAAGAGTGGCGTGGCCTTGACCTTCCTCACTAAAGAGGACTCGGCCGTGTTTTATGACCTGAAGCAAGCCATCCTGGAGAGCCCAGTCTCCACCTGCCCCCCAGAACTGACCAACCACCCGGATGCTCAGCACAAACCCGGAACCATCCTGACCAAGAAGAGACGCGAGGAGACCATCTTCGCTTGA